The following proteins are co-located in the Rhodococcus opacus B4 genome:
- a CDS encoding CGNR zinc finger domain-containing protein — translation MHLNPYGEYAVTLAADLANHPPGSTAELVGRCVDAGIVVDFPVTDDDLADVLDMLDRWTAIADATSDESRAEQVNLLLTKASAYPRLTNHAGDGWHLHYRDDQQSLAGVLEALFSVGTALHLVGRGMHRLGRCALEECTAIYADTSRNGRQRYCSPKCANRDAVRRHRAR, via the coding sequence GTGCATCTCAACCCTTACGGGGAGTATGCGGTCACGCTCGCCGCCGACCTCGCCAATCACCCGCCGGGTTCGACCGCCGAACTCGTCGGCCGATGCGTCGACGCCGGCATCGTCGTCGACTTCCCCGTCACCGACGACGACCTCGCCGACGTCCTCGACATGCTCGACCGATGGACGGCGATTGCCGACGCCACGAGCGACGAATCCCGGGCCGAACAGGTGAACCTCCTGCTCACCAAGGCGTCCGCCTACCCGCGACTGACCAACCACGCCGGCGACGGCTGGCACCTCCACTACCGCGACGACCAGCAGTCGCTCGCCGGCGTGCTCGAGGCGCTGTTCTCCGTCGGCACCGCACTGCACCTCGTCGGCCGCGGCATGCACCGGCTCGGCCGCTGCGCACTCGAGGAATGCACCGCCATCTACGCCGACACCTCACGCAACGGCCGCCAGCGGTACTGCTCGCCCAAGTGCGCGAACCGGGACGCCGTACGACGCCACCGGGCGCGCTGA
- a CDS encoding VOC family protein — MITNVSLVTLWVTDQDDAKKFYIDTLGFVEGTDVTMGDGFRWVTILHPDHPELEVTLMRPGPPLDADMAEAIRRSLASGTMGGFGLTTTDCHETYRDLVAKGVEFTQPPAERPYGIEAVMRDNSGNWLVLVEKREYTGEDFAH, encoded by the coding sequence ATGATCACCAACGTTTCTCTCGTCACCCTGTGGGTCACCGACCAGGACGACGCGAAGAAGTTCTACATCGACACGCTGGGTTTCGTCGAGGGCACCGACGTCACGATGGGTGACGGATTCAGGTGGGTGACGATCCTGCACCCCGACCACCCGGAGCTAGAGGTCACGCTGATGCGGCCGGGGCCGCCGCTGGACGCCGACATGGCGGAGGCGATCCGCCGGTCGCTCGCGAGCGGGACGATGGGCGGATTCGGGCTGACCACCACCGACTGTCACGAGACGTACCGGGACCTGGTTGCCAAGGGCGTCGAATTCACGCAGCCGCCGGCCGAACGGCCGTACGGCATCGAGGCGGTGATGCGCGACAACTCCGGCAACTGGCTGGTGCTGGTGGAGAAGCGGGAGTACACGGGGGAAGATTTCGCTCACTGA
- a CDS encoding LLM class flavin-dependent oxidoreductase: MTLHFHWFLPTYGDSRNLMAGGHGSSMAGDRPATLRYLNQIGAAAESSGFESVLTPTGAWCEDAWLTTAMMLETTETLKFLVALRPGLLSPTLAAQMAATFQWQSQGRLLLNVVTGGEDHEQRTYGDYLDKNERYARCGEFLDVIRQLWAGTGPVDYAGEYIRVENAQLQRIPDPVPPIFFGGSSPAAGTVASQFADTYLTWGEPPSAVAGKVAWIRDLADVQGRTLDYGIRLHVISRDTSEEAWAEADRLLSALDPATVEQAQQALARSGSEGQRRMLELHGGGSAYSKEAGARALEVAPNLWSGVGLVRGGAGTALVGSHEEVADRVAEYAALGLDHFVLSGYPHLEEAYNFGEGVRPILERRGLVQSRTHRPGDLSGSTAFLSSSR, encoded by the coding sequence GTGACTCTTCATTTCCACTGGTTCCTTCCCACCTACGGTGATTCCCGCAACCTGATGGCAGGCGGTCACGGGAGTTCCATGGCGGGGGACCGGCCGGCGACGCTGCGGTACCTCAACCAGATCGGCGCGGCGGCGGAGTCGAGCGGGTTCGAATCGGTCCTGACGCCCACCGGTGCGTGGTGCGAGGACGCCTGGCTCACCACGGCCATGATGCTGGAGACCACCGAGACGCTGAAGTTCCTGGTCGCGCTGCGGCCCGGCCTGCTCAGCCCCACCCTGGCGGCGCAGATGGCGGCGACGTTCCAATGGCAGTCGCAGGGACGGCTCCTGCTGAACGTCGTGACCGGCGGTGAGGACCACGAACAGCGCACCTACGGCGACTACCTCGACAAGAACGAGCGCTATGCCCGCTGCGGCGAATTCCTCGACGTCATCCGACAGCTGTGGGCGGGAACCGGACCGGTCGACTACGCGGGCGAATACATCCGCGTGGAAAACGCCCAGTTGCAGCGCATCCCGGACCCGGTGCCGCCGATCTTCTTCGGCGGGTCGTCGCCGGCGGCGGGCACCGTGGCGTCCCAGTTCGCCGACACCTACCTCACGTGGGGCGAGCCGCCCAGCGCCGTCGCCGGGAAGGTCGCCTGGATCCGCGACCTCGCAGACGTCCAGGGCCGCACCCTCGACTACGGCATCCGGCTCCACGTGATCAGCCGCGACACGTCCGAGGAGGCGTGGGCCGAGGCCGATCGCCTGCTGTCCGCCCTCGACCCGGCGACGGTCGAGCAGGCGCAGCAGGCCCTGGCCCGGTCCGGTTCGGAAGGCCAGCGCCGCATGCTCGAACTGCACGGCGGGGGTAGCGCGTATTCGAAGGAGGCCGGGGCGCGCGCCCTCGAGGTGGCCCCCAATCTGTGGTCCGGGGTGGGACTGGTCCGCGGCGGTGCGGGCACCGCGCTGGTCGGCTCCCACGAGGAGGTCGCCGACCGCGTCGCCGAGTACGCGGCGCTCGGACTCGACCACTTCGTCCTCTCCGGCTACCCGCACCTCGAAGAGGCGTACAACTTCGGCGAAGGTGTGCGGCCGATCCTCGAACGCCGCGGGCTGGTGCAATCGCGTACCCACCGTCCCGGGGATCTGTCGGGGTCGACGGCGTTCCTGTCCTCGAGTCGGTAG
- a CDS encoding MFS transporter: protein MTTLSDAPSKSSPESDLERRKRLRTVVAASLLGTTVEWYDFFLYATAASLVFNQLFFPDQSSFVGTMLAFATFAVGFVVRPIGGVVFGHIGDRIGRKKTLALTMFIMGIATALMGVLPTAAQVGVIAPVLLLLLRILQGFALGGEWAGAVLLAVEHSPAKRRGIFGSIPQIGLALGLALGTGVFAALQVIFDDAQFLTYGWRIAFLLSLILVFVGFVVRLKVEETPAFQEVHDLEKRSTAPLKDVFRGRVRRGSILGLLSRWGEGAAFNTWGVFAITYATKDLEFAKIPVLLVVTVAATVMAVLLPFSGLLVDRYGAKRIYLIGIGAYGLAVFPAFALFGTENLVLFGVAMVLVFGVVHALFYGAQGTLYASLYPTEIRYTGLSVVYQFSGIYASGITPMILTALIAAGGGTPWLACGYLVATSVVSVVATALIRKQDLYL from the coding sequence ATGACTACGCTGTCCGACGCCCCGTCCAAGTCCTCACCCGAATCCGACCTCGAGCGGCGCAAGCGGCTCCGCACGGTCGTCGCCGCCAGCCTCCTGGGCACCACGGTGGAGTGGTACGACTTCTTCCTCTACGCCACGGCCGCCAGCCTGGTCTTCAACCAGCTGTTCTTCCCCGACCAGAGTTCGTTCGTCGGCACCATGCTGGCGTTCGCCACGTTCGCGGTCGGTTTCGTGGTCCGGCCGATCGGCGGAGTCGTCTTCGGTCACATCGGCGACCGCATCGGACGCAAGAAGACGCTCGCGCTCACCATGTTCATCATGGGCATCGCCACCGCCCTGATGGGGGTGCTGCCGACCGCCGCGCAGGTCGGGGTGATCGCGCCGGTGCTGCTGCTCCTGCTGCGCATCCTGCAGGGTTTCGCGCTGGGCGGTGAATGGGCGGGGGCCGTGCTCCTCGCCGTCGAACACAGTCCCGCGAAGAGGCGCGGCATCTTCGGCAGCATCCCCCAGATCGGTCTGGCACTGGGGCTGGCGCTGGGCACCGGCGTCTTCGCCGCGCTGCAGGTCATCTTCGACGACGCCCAGTTCCTCACGTACGGCTGGCGAATCGCGTTCCTGCTGAGCCTGATTCTCGTGTTCGTCGGGTTCGTGGTCCGATTGAAGGTCGAGGAGACTCCGGCGTTCCAGGAGGTGCACGACCTCGAAAAGCGCTCCACCGCCCCACTGAAGGACGTGTTCCGCGGCCGAGTGCGCCGGGGCAGCATCCTCGGCCTGCTCTCCCGGTGGGGTGAGGGCGCCGCGTTCAACACGTGGGGCGTCTTCGCGATCACGTATGCCACCAAGGATCTGGAGTTCGCGAAGATTCCGGTTCTCCTCGTCGTCACCGTCGCCGCGACGGTCATGGCGGTACTCCTGCCGTTCTCCGGCCTGCTCGTCGACCGGTACGGGGCCAAACGGATCTACCTCATCGGGATCGGGGCTTACGGACTCGCGGTCTTCCCCGCGTTCGCCCTGTTCGGTACGGAGAATCTCGTCCTGTTCGGCGTCGCAATGGTGCTCGTGTTCGGCGTCGTCCACGCCCTCTTCTACGGTGCGCAGGGCACGCTGTACGCGAGCCTGTACCCCACCGAGATCCGCTACACCGGACTGTCCGTCGTGTACCAGTTCTCCGGAATCTACGCTTCGGGAATCACGCCGATGATCCTCACCGCTCTGATCGCCGCCGGGGGCGGCACCCCCTGGCTGGCCTGCGGGTACCTCGTCGCGACCTCGGTCGTCAGCGTGGTGGCGACCGCCCTGATCCGGAAGCAGGACCTCTACCTGTAA
- a CDS encoding TetR/AcrR family transcriptional regulator: MPTSPARPSEPVTGAPRRVTKRRGQTRRRLLDAAVEVFAENGFGRSTVEQICERGGYTRGAFYSNFASLDEMFFAMWEQRSSAMLAHIRLAADSSSIDLTGLTPAEKLRAGTELVLAVVPVDDQWYRINAEFTAHALRNPSLKKSLAAREDTILDTIVPILETALHRLGRRIIGDPRVLGRALVALHDGTSVQCLIEDEDAAARELRVELFTRVVTAYTEPDTTHTHTHRKEGSS, encoded by the coding sequence ATGCCGACGTCACCGGCCCGCCCCTCCGAGCCTGTCACCGGCGCACCCCGGAGGGTGACGAAACGACGCGGCCAGACTCGGCGGCGACTGCTCGACGCCGCCGTCGAGGTGTTCGCCGAAAACGGTTTCGGACGGTCGACGGTCGAGCAGATCTGCGAACGCGGCGGCTACACGCGCGGCGCCTTCTACTCCAACTTCGCGTCGCTGGACGAGATGTTCTTCGCCATGTGGGAACAGAGATCCAGCGCGATGCTCGCGCATATCCGGCTGGCCGCCGACTCGTCGAGCATCGACCTCACCGGGCTCACACCTGCCGAAAAGCTGCGTGCCGGTACCGAACTAGTGCTCGCAGTCGTCCCCGTCGACGACCAGTGGTATCGGATCAACGCGGAATTCACCGCCCACGCCCTGCGCAACCCGTCGCTGAAGAAGTCCCTCGCGGCCCGCGAGGACACCATTCTCGACACCATCGTGCCGATCCTCGAGACAGCCCTCCACCGACTCGGGCGCCGCATCATCGGCGATCCCCGGGTGCTCGGCCGCGCGCTCGTGGCCCTGCACGACGGCACCAGCGTCCAGTGCCTCATCGAAGACGAGGACGCGGCCGCCCGGGAACTGCGCGTCGAACTGTTCACCCGCGTCGTGACCGCCTACACCGAACCCGACACCACCCACACCCACACACACCGGAAAGAGGGGTCCTCGTGA
- a CDS encoding FAD-binding dehydrogenase gives MTEQADVIVVGAGLAGLVATYEMVKAGRKVLVVDQESSANLGGQAFWSLGGLFLVDSPEQRRLGIKDSYELAIQDWMGTAAFDRAREDQWPRLWAQAYVEFAAGEKRQYLHDLGLRLMPNVGWAERGRGSALGQGNSVPRFHITWGTGPGVVEVFLTRVIAASKRGLVTFKHRHQVDEIVVTDGAATGVRGTVLEPSTEARGVKSSRTAVGEFEFSAQAVVVTSGGIGGNPELVKKNWPARLGKAPENMLAGVPAHVDGRMLEITENAGGNIVNRDRMWHYTEGIQNWDPIWPNHGIRIIPGPSSMWFDGNGKRLPSPNFPGFDTMGTLDHIMNSGHHHTWFVLDQKIIEKEFALSGSEQNPDITGRDFKLLAERLRKGAPGPVEAFKQHGADFVVRDNLRDLVDGMNALTPDAPLKYEDLEREIVARDREVKNSYTKDFQIMAIRNARNLLADKITRVVSPHELLDPKNGPLIAVRLHLLTRKTLGGLETNLDSQVIRPDGTPFEGLYAAGEVAGFGGGGVHGYSALEGTFLGGCIFSGRAAGRALAR, from the coding sequence GTGACCGAACAGGCTGATGTGATCGTCGTCGGCGCCGGACTGGCCGGACTCGTCGCCACGTACGAGATGGTCAAGGCGGGCCGCAAGGTCCTCGTCGTCGACCAGGAGAGCTCGGCGAACCTCGGCGGGCAGGCCTTCTGGTCGCTCGGCGGACTGTTCCTCGTCGACAGCCCCGAACAGCGGCGCCTCGGCATCAAGGACTCGTACGAACTGGCGATCCAGGACTGGATGGGCACCGCCGCCTTCGACCGCGCCCGCGAAGACCAGTGGCCGCGACTGTGGGCGCAGGCATACGTCGAATTCGCGGCCGGCGAGAAGCGGCAGTACCTCCACGACCTCGGACTGCGTCTGATGCCGAACGTCGGGTGGGCCGAACGTGGACGCGGATCCGCTCTCGGACAAGGTAATTCAGTTCCACGCTTCCACATCACCTGGGGTACCGGCCCGGGCGTGGTCGAGGTCTTCCTCACCCGCGTGATCGCCGCGTCGAAGCGGGGACTCGTCACGTTCAAACACCGTCACCAGGTCGACGAGATCGTCGTCACCGACGGCGCCGCCACCGGTGTGCGCGGCACCGTCCTCGAACCGTCCACCGAGGCACGCGGCGTGAAGAGTTCGCGCACCGCGGTCGGGGAGTTCGAATTCTCCGCGCAGGCGGTGGTCGTCACGTCCGGCGGCATCGGCGGCAACCCCGAACTCGTCAAGAAGAACTGGCCCGCCCGCCTCGGCAAGGCCCCCGAGAACATGCTCGCCGGGGTCCCCGCGCACGTCGACGGCCGCATGCTCGAGATCACCGAGAACGCCGGCGGCAACATCGTGAACCGCGACCGCATGTGGCACTACACCGAGGGCATCCAGAACTGGGACCCGATCTGGCCCAACCACGGCATCCGCATCATCCCCGGCCCGTCGTCGATGTGGTTCGACGGCAACGGAAAACGGCTCCCCAGCCCCAACTTCCCCGGGTTCGACACCATGGGCACCCTCGACCACATCATGAACAGCGGCCACCACCACACGTGGTTCGTCCTCGACCAGAAGATCATCGAGAAGGAGTTCGCGCTGTCGGGTTCCGAGCAGAACCCCGACATCACCGGCCGCGATTTCAAACTGCTCGCCGAACGACTCAGGAAGGGCGCCCCCGGGCCCGTCGAGGCGTTCAAACAGCACGGCGCCGACTTCGTCGTCCGCGACAATCTCCGCGACCTCGTCGACGGCATGAACGCCCTCACGCCCGACGCACCACTGAAATACGAGGACCTCGAACGCGAAATCGTGGCCCGCGACCGGGAGGTGAAGAACAGCTACACCAAGGACTTCCAGATCATGGCGATCCGCAACGCCCGGAACCTGCTGGCCGACAAGATCACCCGCGTCGTGAGCCCCCACGAACTGCTGGACCCCAAGAACGGGCCCCTCATCGCGGTCCGGCTGCACCTGCTCACCCGCAAGACCCTCGGCGGCCTCGAAACCAACCTCGACTCGCAGGTGATCCGGCCCGACGGCACCCCGTTCGAGGGTCTCTACGCCGCCGGTGAGGTCGCCGGATTCGGCGGCGGCGGCGTCCACGGGTACAGCGCACTCGAGGGCACCTTCCTCGGCGGTTGCATCTTCTCCGGCCGGGCCGCAGGTCGCGCGCTGGCCCGGTAG
- the sfnG gene encoding dimethylsulfone monooxygenase SfnG, with protein sequence MSTEHIAEQIKFAYWVPNVSGGLVTSDIEQRTSWDYEYNKKLAQTAENNGFEYALSQVRYEASYGAEFQHESTSFSLALLLATERLKVIAAVHPGLWQPAVLAKLGATADHLSNGRFAVNVVSGWFKDEFTHLGEPWLEHDERYRRSAEFLQVLRKIWTEDDVDFRGDFYRIHDFTLEPKPLNTPDRPNPELFQGGNSAAARRNAGRYSDWYFSNGKDYDGVTEQIVDVRQVAREHNREVKFGLNGFIIARDTEKEARDTLREIIEKANKPAVEGFRSAVQQAGASTADKSGMWADSTFEDLVQYNDGFRSQLIGTPEQIAERIVEYRRRGVDLILGGFLHFQEEIEYFGANVLPLVRELEASGSGDRTLVEV encoded by the coding sequence ATGTCAACCGAACACATCGCTGAGCAGATCAAGTTCGCCTACTGGGTGCCCAACGTCAGTGGCGGGCTGGTCACGTCCGACATCGAACAGCGGACCAGCTGGGATTACGAGTACAACAAGAAGCTCGCCCAGACCGCGGAGAACAACGGTTTCGAGTACGCGCTCAGCCAGGTCCGGTACGAGGCCAGCTACGGGGCCGAGTTCCAGCACGAATCGACCAGCTTCAGCCTCGCACTGCTGCTGGCCACCGAACGGCTGAAGGTGATTGCCGCGGTCCACCCGGGACTGTGGCAGCCCGCGGTGCTGGCGAAGCTGGGCGCCACCGCCGACCACCTCTCGAACGGCCGGTTCGCCGTCAACGTCGTGAGCGGCTGGTTCAAGGACGAATTCACCCACCTCGGGGAGCCGTGGCTCGAGCACGACGAGCGGTACCGGCGCAGCGCCGAGTTCCTGCAGGTGCTCCGCAAGATCTGGACCGAGGACGACGTCGACTTCCGCGGCGACTTCTACCGCATCCATGACTTCACGCTCGAGCCGAAGCCGCTGAACACGCCCGACCGTCCGAACCCCGAACTGTTCCAGGGCGGCAATTCCGCCGCCGCACGGCGGAACGCGGGCCGGTACTCCGACTGGTACTTCAGCAACGGCAAGGACTACGACGGCGTCACGGAACAGATCGTCGACGTGCGACAGGTGGCGCGTGAGCACAACCGGGAGGTGAAGTTCGGGCTCAACGGATTCATCATTGCCCGCGACACCGAGAAGGAAGCGCGCGACACCCTCCGCGAAATCATCGAGAAGGCGAACAAGCCTGCGGTCGAGGGATTCAGGTCCGCCGTCCAGCAGGCCGGGGCGTCCACCGCCGACAAGTCGGGGATGTGGGCGGACTCCACGTTCGAGGATCTCGTCCAGTACAACGACGGATTCCGTTCCCAGTTGATCGGGACGCCGGAGCAGATCGCCGAGCGCATCGTCGAATACCGGCGTCGCGGAGTCGACCTCATCCTGGGCGGGTTCCTGCACTTCCAGGAGGAGATCGAGTACTTCGGCGCCAACGTCCTGCCGCTGGTCCGCGAACTCGAGGCGTCGGGGTCGGGCGACCGGACTCTCGTCGAGGTGTAG
- a CDS encoding acyl-CoA dehydrogenase family protein, with the protein MTAVQERRVAQPIASETDYDALATKFRPIFADIAQGVVERERDHVLPYEQIDALKRAGFGAVRVPRSHGGSGASIPQLFRLLVELSAADSNITQALRGHFAFVEDRLVAADGPDRDTWLRRFADGQLVGNAWTEIGDVPLGEANTKVSPVPGETHFVANGTKYYSTGSIFADWIDLYSQRTDTGAFVIAAVEARQPAVTHSDDWNGFGQQTTGSGTSTYENAIVSPENIFDFSTRFKYQTAFYQLFHLATLAGIARAATDAIARRVAARTRTFSHGNAPTYAQDAQIQQVVGEVSAAAHAAEAIALHAAEPVQWAYEAAFTGSPDEEKSANIAAEIASAQGQISATAIVVPATAKIFDALGASGVSRDWDLDRFWRNARTVASHNPVVFKAKVVGDFEINGTEPVYVWAIGTAPSAEGDKA; encoded by the coding sequence ATGACAGCCGTACAGGAACGAAGAGTTGCACAGCCCATCGCGAGCGAAACCGACTACGACGCGCTCGCCACCAAGTTCCGTCCGATCTTCGCCGACATCGCCCAGGGTGTGGTGGAACGCGAACGCGACCACGTCCTCCCCTACGAGCAGATCGACGCCCTGAAACGGGCCGGTTTCGGGGCGGTGCGGGTGCCGAGATCGCACGGCGGGTCGGGCGCGAGCATCCCCCAGCTGTTCCGGCTGCTCGTCGAACTGTCCGCGGCGGATTCCAACATCACGCAGGCACTGCGCGGACATTTCGCGTTCGTCGAGGACCGGCTGGTGGCCGCGGACGGCCCCGACCGCGACACTTGGCTTCGAAGATTCGCGGACGGTCAGCTCGTCGGCAACGCGTGGACCGAGATCGGCGACGTCCCGCTCGGTGAGGCGAACACCAAGGTGTCCCCCGTCCCCGGCGAGACCCACTTTGTCGCGAACGGCACGAAGTACTACAGCACCGGGTCGATCTTCGCCGACTGGATCGACCTGTACTCGCAGCGCACCGACACCGGCGCCTTCGTGATCGCCGCGGTCGAGGCGCGTCAGCCGGCCGTCACCCACAGCGACGACTGGAACGGTTTCGGCCAGCAGACCACCGGCTCCGGCACGTCGACGTACGAGAATGCAATCGTCTCGCCGGAGAACATCTTCGACTTCTCCACCCGATTCAAGTATCAGACCGCGTTCTACCAGTTGTTCCACCTCGCCACCCTTGCCGGAATCGCGCGGGCCGCGACGGACGCGATCGCCCGCCGGGTCGCGGCCCGCACCCGCACGTTCAGCCACGGCAACGCCCCCACCTACGCGCAGGACGCGCAGATCCAGCAGGTGGTCGGCGAGGTGTCGGCCGCCGCGCACGCCGCCGAGGCGATCGCACTGCACGCGGCCGAGCCCGTGCAGTGGGCCTACGAGGCCGCCTTCACCGGCAGTCCGGACGAGGAGAAGTCCGCCAACATCGCGGCCGAGATCGCATCGGCCCAGGGCCAGATCTCCGCCACCGCAATCGTCGTCCCCGCCACCGCCAAGATCTTCGACGCGCTCGGCGCGTCCGGGGTGAGCCGCGACTGGGACCTCGACCGCTTCTGGAGAAATGCACGCACGGTCGCCAGCCACAACCCTGTGGTGTTCAAGGCCAAGGTGGTCGGCGACTTCGAGATCAACGGAACCGAACCCGTCTACGTGTGGGCCATCGGCACCGCACCGAGCGCAGAGGGAGACAAGGCATGA
- a CDS encoding acyl-CoA dehydrogenase family protein: MTVITEEKIWSDAPATADGWITRAREVSAILARDAVARDRAGGAPFEEVRLLKDSGLVTLLGPTEFGGAGQRWETAYQVVREIARGDGSIGQLLGYHYLWAWAVRLVGTEPQIGAVEELYTSNRFLFGGAVNPRDTDLTIVDRGDTLVYNGVKSFSTGGRATDLTVLEGIIEGTATHVFAIVPTAQDGIVFRGDWDNLGQRLTDSGSVEINDVEVDWSGAAGFVDKEFQPLVYNTLNFPALEIVFANFYVGIARGALDTAAEYTRTRTRPWPYGGDDKELATDEWYLREGYGDLQSKLWAAEAFVDQVNLEANGVLHDARENLTEQARGDLAVRIAAAKIRAADVALEIGTKVFELTGARATSNTVGLDIFWRNVRTHTLHDPVAYKRREVGGHLLTGELPEPTWYT, from the coding sequence ATGACCGTCATCACCGAAGAGAAGATCTGGTCGGACGCCCCGGCCACCGCCGACGGCTGGATCACGCGTGCGCGTGAGGTGAGCGCAATTCTCGCTCGCGACGCCGTCGCACGCGACCGCGCCGGCGGCGCACCGTTCGAGGAGGTCCGGCTCCTCAAGGACAGCGGACTCGTCACCCTGCTCGGACCGACCGAATTCGGCGGCGCCGGACAGCGGTGGGAGACCGCCTACCAGGTGGTCCGCGAGATCGCGCGCGGCGACGGATCCATCGGACAGTTGCTCGGCTACCACTACCTGTGGGCGTGGGCCGTGCGACTCGTGGGCACCGAACCGCAGATCGGCGCCGTCGAGGAGTTGTACACGAGCAACCGCTTCCTGTTCGGTGGGGCGGTCAACCCGCGCGACACCGACCTCACGATCGTCGACCGCGGCGACACTCTCGTCTACAACGGGGTGAAATCGTTCTCGACGGGTGGTCGCGCCACCGATCTCACCGTGCTCGAGGGCATCATCGAGGGCACCGCGACGCACGTGTTCGCGATCGTGCCGACGGCGCAGGACGGCATCGTGTTCCGCGGTGACTGGGACAATCTCGGGCAACGCCTCACCGACTCCGGGTCGGTCGAGATCAACGACGTCGAGGTGGACTGGTCCGGGGCAGCCGGATTCGTGGACAAGGAGTTCCAGCCCCTCGTCTACAACACGCTGAACTTCCCGGCGCTCGAGATCGTGTTCGCCAACTTCTACGTCGGCATCGCCCGCGGCGCACTCGACACCGCTGCCGAGTACACCCGCACCCGGACCCGTCCGTGGCCGTACGGCGGCGACGACAAGGAACTCGCGACCGACGAGTGGTACCTGCGCGAGGGCTACGGCGACCTGCAGTCGAAACTGTGGGCGGCCGAAGCATTCGTCGATCAGGTGAACCTCGAGGCGAACGGGGTGCTCCACGACGCGCGGGAGAACCTCACCGAACAGGCACGCGGCGATCTCGCGGTGCGCATCGCCGCGGCCAAGATCCGGGCCGCCGACGTCGCCCTCGAGATCGGCACCAAGGTGTTCGAACTGACCGGTGCGCGTGCCACGTCCAACACGGTCGGCCTCGACATCTTCTGGCGGAACGTGCGGACGCACACCCTGCACGATCCCGTCGCGTACAAGCGTCGCGAGGTGGGCGGTCACCTGCTGACCGGCGAACTCCCCGAACCCACCTGGTACACCTAG
- a CDS encoding SfnB family sulfur acquisition oxidoreductase: protein MTAVQNAHRISDEAEALAVAADLATQFAEEAAARDSGRHLPYEQVRALAASGLLTLGVPVEYGGIDARTETLAEVFRLLAAGDPSIAQIPHSHYTFLEVLRRQGTRAQQEFFYSEVLAGRQFANAQSERGTKTIDIDDTTLVQEGEDFVVDGRKFYSTGALFADWIAVRATLPGTTTPAGKPAKAVAYLPRTADGLSIVDDWDGMGQKTTASGTVTLDAVRVPAFHVVPFSPIFDAPTTYGSQAQILHAALDAGIAEAALNEGVRQARRARPYFEADVTDAVDDPLLIQLAGEAAVGVRSATALLREGARSIDAARRDLTDLSAAVASIDAAAAKVAAARASLEASSVLFELGGTRSASESSNLSRYWRDARTHTLHDPTRWKIQHIGRWTLSGTVPPRHGLL from the coding sequence ATGACTGCCGTCCAGAACGCCCACCGCATCAGCGACGAGGCCGAGGCCCTCGCCGTCGCCGCCGATCTCGCCACGCAGTTCGCCGAGGAGGCAGCCGCTCGTGACTCCGGGCGGCACCTGCCGTACGAGCAGGTCCGCGCGCTCGCCGCATCCGGGCTCCTCACGCTCGGCGTTCCCGTCGAGTACGGCGGCATCGACGCGCGCACCGAGACCCTCGCCGAGGTGTTCCGGCTTCTCGCCGCGGGCGATCCGAGCATCGCGCAGATTCCGCACAGCCACTACACATTCCTGGAAGTGCTGCGCCGGCAGGGCACCCGGGCGCAGCAGGAGTTCTTCTACTCCGAGGTGCTGGCGGGCCGGCAGTTCGCCAACGCCCAGAGCGAGCGCGGAACGAAGACGATCGACATCGACGACACGACCCTGGTGCAGGAGGGCGAAGACTTCGTCGTCGACGGTCGCAAGTTCTACAGCACGGGCGCCCTGTTCGCCGACTGGATCGCGGTGCGGGCCACCCTACCGGGGACGACCACGCCGGCGGGGAAACCCGCCAAGGCCGTCGCCTACCTACCCCGGACGGCCGACGGGCTGTCGATCGTCGACGACTGGGACGGCATGGGGCAGAAGACCACCGCGAGCGGAACCGTCACCCTCGACGCCGTCCGAGTACCCGCGTTCCACGTCGTGCCGTTCTCCCCCATCTTCGACGCACCCACCACCTATGGTTCGCAGGCCCAGATCCTGCACGCCGCCCTCGACGCCGGGATCGCCGAGGCAGCCCTGAACGAGGGCGTGCGGCAGGCACGCCGGGCGAGGCCCTATTTCGAGGCCGATGTCACCGACGCCGTCGACGACCCCCTGCTGATCCAGCTGGCCGGTGAGGCGGCGGTGGGCGTCCGGTCCGCCACCGCCCTTCTCCGGGAGGGTGCGCGCAGCATCGACGCAGCGCGGCGTGACCTCACCGACCTGAGCGCCGCGGTCGCCTCGATCGACGCCGCCGCGGCCAAGGTCGCCGCCGCCCGCGCATCCCTCGAGGCGTCGAGCGTGCTCTTCGAACTCGGCGGCACCCGCAGTGCGTCGGAATCGTCCAACCTGTCGCGGTACTGGCGCGACGCCCGCACCCACACCCTGCACGACCCCACGCGGTGGAAGATTCAGCACATCGGCCGGTGGACGCTGTCGGGCACCGTCCCGCCCCGGCACGGCCTGCTGTAG